From one Rosa rugosa chromosome 4, drRosRugo1.1, whole genome shotgun sequence genomic stretch:
- the LOC133743140 gene encoding probable disease resistance protein At4g27220: MASSASLPSSVESSSSSARPWRFDVFLSFRGPDTRRSITSDLYDRLQKRGIKTFMDDPDLQVGDVISPALLTAIEKSRFAIVVLSENYAHSTWCLEELTKICECMEDDNRILPLFYNVEPSDVRYRKRSFGEAFDKHNSSGRHTSQHVQRWNDALNKVASFSGWHTKNFKTDGELAVQIVDFVCSKIQPEITMSTGDFEAFEETKKAMDEVMKALKDDEVTAVGVYGMGGVGKTTMVNHVAALSCKSGTFHHVIMAVVSQSPNFERIQRTLADLLGVQLRSMTEIGTAAELNREIMRREKILIILDDVWNRIELSSIGIPSHEELQKCNSKVILTTRRRNVCHAMKCQEKITLNILSEEDSWTLFVRNARRSFESTTFEGVARKVAGECRGLPIALVAVARALGDKDQVEWQKAARRLEKSQPATVEDDQDAFKCIKVSYDYLKDDDSKSCFLLCCLFPEDQNIPLENLFKYAIGTGLFLGDAETIEEARGKADSVVKYLKDSSLLLDSENNGYVKMHDVIRDTALNIAKSKVGHGFLVKAGCGLENWPPCGSDQGYSAISLMRNKIVKLPEEELVCPNLQILLLDRNLFLREIPEKFIQSLNKLRLLDLSNTGIYYLPQSFSLLTNLQALYLDSCYLLEDISIVGKLKKLEILVMNGNRGKKKRKLSREIGNLTNLRILDVNGSGMVRVPSKVISRLHKLEELYMVYYAFEDWGCEAEGQGEETNIFDEVAGLSNLKILQVGIPDAKYIPKNVEVKPDWDYFYICIRKASDSHAYTMEDHNSRSLHFSGATMSILPDWFINAVTKKTEKLQYYCCEGMNDILMEYDHGRLHKLKHLTVRGNFCDSYVYLKELMNTTRRVQKGPVFENLEELHLKDLIHLEELCVGELPPGSLSNLKVLHIDSCVILKNVSKLVQRLPNLEKLDLSWMHNLECVFGCEGFEPKQSKLREMDSLGPNSANSICNGPAPRAMFQSLRSLVIWNCKLLQSLFASGVAQCLVQLEDLFVGKCPLLEKVIEAVNNEKTVLPKLKNLVLKKLPKLYGASGTVDIECPSLEHLIVVDCPQISFSNTSSLFKAVEFSTSPSDYFGSMKPVQLNGPKLLVFLRKKMTKFYW; this comes from the exons ATGGCCTCCTCTGCATCTCTTCCTTCATCAGttgaatcatcatcatcatcagctcGTCCGTGGAGGTTTGATGTGTTCTTGAGTTTCAGGGGTCCTGACACTCGAAGGAGCATCACATCTGATCTATACGATCGACTGCAGAAGAGGGGAATTAAAACATTCATGGATGATCCAGATCTTCAGGTAGGGGATGTGATTTCTCCCGCTCTCCTAACTGCAATTGAAAAATCAAGGTTTGCAATTGTTGTTCTGTCGGAAAACTATGCTCATTCTACTTGGTGTTTGGAGGAACTTACAAAGATCTGTGAGTGTATGGAAGACGACAACAGAATTTTGCCACTTTTTTATAATGTGGAACCCTCTGATGTACGGTACCGGAAGAGGAGTTTCGGAGAAGCTTTCGATAAGCATAATAGCTCTGGGCGACACACATCACAGCATGTGCAGCGGTGGAATGATGCTCTAAACAAAGTAGCCAGTTTCTCTGGGTGGCATACAAAGAATTTTAA GACTGATGGAGAACTTGCGGTGCAAATTGTGGATTTTGTGTGCAGTAAAATACAGCCGGAGATTACAATGTCTACTGGAGATTTTGAAGcgtttgaagaaacaaaaaaagccATGGATGAGGTTATGAAGGCGCTTAAAGATGATGAGGTCACTGCCGTTGGTGTCTACGGCATGGGAGGCGTCGGCAAGACAACCATGGTAAACCATGTTGCTGCACTATCCTGCAAAAGTGGGACTTTTCATCATGTGATTATGGCTGTTGTATCCCAAAGCCCCAACTTTGAAAGAATTCAACGCACATTGGCAGATTTATTGGGCGTTCAATTGCGGTCGATGACAGAAATTGGAACAGCTGCTGAACTGAATAGGGAGATAATGAGAAGAGAAAAGATCCTTATAATCTTGGACGATGTTTGGAACAGAATAGAATTGTCATCCATAGGAATTCCTAGCCACGAGGAGCTTCAAAAGTGCAATTCCAAAGTCATACTCACCACACGGAGAAGGAATGTCTGTCATGCAATGAAGTGCCAAGAAAAGATCACCCTCAATATCCTCTCAGAAGAAGATTCTTGGACCTTGTTTGTGAGAAATGCAAGAAGGTCTTTTGAATCGACCACTTTTGAGGGTGTAGCGAGGAAAGTAGCTGGAGAATGCAGGGGTCTACCCATTGCATTGGTAGCGGTTGCAAGGGCACTCGGAGATAAAGATCAGGTGGAATGGCAAAAAGCAGCTCGAAGATTAGAGAAGTCGCAACCTGCAACCGTTGAGGATGATCAAGATGCCTTCAAATGTATAAAAGTTAGCTATGATTACTTGAAAGATGATGATTCCAAGTCATGCTTCTTGCTCTGTTGCCTATTCCCAGAAGACCAGAACATCCCACTAGAAAACTTATTCAAGTATGCAATCGGGACAGGATTGTTTCTAGGAGATGCCGAAACAATCGAAGAAGCCAGAGGAAAAGCAGATTCTGTGGTCAAGTACCTGAAAGATTCTAGCTTGCTTTTGGATAGCGAGAACAATGGATATGTAAAGATGCATGATGTCATACGGGATACAGCCCTGAATATTGCAAAATCCAAAGTTGGGCACGGGTTTCTGGTAAAAGCTGGCTGTGGTTTAGAGAATTGGCCGCCATGTGGATCAGATCAAGGCTACTCTGCGATCTCACTGATGAGGAACAAAATTGTCAAGCTGCCCGAAGAAGAGCTGGTGTGTCCGAATCTCCAGATTTTGTTACTAGACCGAAACCTTTTTTTAAGGGAGATCCCAGAAAAGTTTATCCAAAGTCTGAATAAATTAAGGCTCTTGGATCTTAGCAACACTGGTATTTACTATCTACCCCAATCATTCAGTCTCCTTACCAATCTCCAAGCTTTGTATTTAGACTCTTGCTATCTATTGGAAGACATTTCTATAGTGGGAAAACTGAAGAAACTTGAAATTCTTGTTATGAATGGAAATCGTGGAAAGAAGAAGCGGAAATTGTCGAGAGAAATAGGAAATTTGACCAATCTAAGGATTTTGGATGTCAATGGTAGCGGTATGGTCAGAGTTCCATCTAAAGTGATATCAAGGTTGCATAAATTAGAAGAATTGTACATGGTGTACTATGCATTTGAGGACTGGGGGTGTGAAGCTGAGGGACAAGGAGAAGAAACCAATATTTTTGATGAGGTAGCTGGTTTATCAAATTTGAAAATATTGCAGGTTGGCATACCTGATGCAAAATACATCCCTAAAAATGTTGAGGTCAAACCAGATTGGGATTACTTTTATATATGTATCCGCAAGGCTTCGGACTCCCATGCATACACTATGGAAGATCATAATTCAAGATCCTTGCATTTTAGTGGAGCAACCATGAGTATCTTACCTGATTGGTTTATCAACGCAGTGACAAAGAAAACAGAGAAGCTACAGTATTATTGCTGCGAAGGGATGAATGACATTCTTATGGAATATGACCATGGGAGGTTACATAAACTCAAGCATCTCACAGTACGTGGTAATTTTTGTGATTCCTATGTGTACTTGAAAGAGTTGATGAACACAACAAGAAGAGTTCAAAAAGGACCAGTGTTTGAGAACTTGGAAGAGTTGCATCTGAAAGATCTTATCCACCTTGAGGAGTTGTGTGTTGGTGAGTTACCGCCTGGGTCTCTTTCCAATCTGAAGGTATTGCATATAGATTCTTGTGTTATCTTGAAGAATGTATCAAAATTGGTACAGAGACTACCAAATCTGGAGAAGCTGGATTTAAGTTGGATGCATAATTTGGAATGTGTGTTTGGATGCGAAGGGTTTGAGCCgaaacaatcaaaattgagagagaTGGATTCGTTGGGTCCAAATTCAGCGAATAGCATATGTAATGGTCCTGCCCCACGTGCAATGTTCCAGAGTCTTAGAAGTTTGGTCATTTGGAATTGTAAGTTGCTGCAAAGTCTGTTCGCATCTGGTGTAGCCCAGTGTCTTGTTCAATTGGAAGACCTTTTTGTAGGCAAGTGCCCTTTGTTGGAAAAAGTAATTGAAGCAGTGAACAATGAGAAGACAGTTCTACCAAAATTGAAGAACTTGGTTTTGAAGAAGCTTCCTAAGTTGTATGGTGCAAGTGGTACTGTTGATATTGAGTGTCCTTCATTGGAACACTTGATCGTGGTGGATTGCCCCCAGATTTCATTTTCAAACACTTCCTCTCTTTTCAAAGCCGTCGAATTTTCAACGTCTCCTTCTGACTACTTTGGCAGCATGAAGCCAGTCCAACTCAATGGTCCAAAACTGCTCGTATTTCTACGTAAGAA AATGACCAAGTTCTATTGGTGA